A genome region from Leptodactylus fuscus isolate aLepFus1 chromosome 6, aLepFus1.hap2, whole genome shotgun sequence includes the following:
- the EIF4G3 gene encoding eukaryotic translation initiation factor 4 gamma 3 isoform X11, with the protein MSLPHKPALKTAAPTGAGTGVLGPPPSAAVPAAVPSSAVPPPPSPASSAAASHPGIRALQPPPAAALSRGALPQSLDERIFSPSAVSAVYSTVAAQVARQPGPPAPSPYSTHDLSKGHPSLAATPPGHASSPGLSQASYATGQSAAAPTLVYPQPPQTMSTQPQTRAPFFQRPQIQPPRAAIQNSNPSIRASAQTPAAAVYQTNQHIMMVNHLPMPYAMPQGPQYCIPQYRHSTPPYVGPPQQYPVQPPGPSPFYPGPGPGEFPTPYGAPFYPSQPVYPSAPIIVPTQQPQQPPPPTKREKKPIRIRDPNQGGKDITEEIMSGGGSRNPTPPILRPSSTPTPPQQLPSQAPEHSPVVYGAVESPHLTATREHKTEEKPKPEAILKPSPPAPLRPEPSDHGKCAVLEQIPDVVPLDSRSELHQTSGILPVVAALAAPVVVAPAPAFPCHLGDADSTSQESASLDEATTAAEDVEEELCKEPLGLPVAAETPVNAQEMNGISYELPTMDNSVRDKPMGEEASIDVPELAPPTDLSIECTSPNVPLSSPLLSDSPPPPLIAAAHCTTKTSPPAAVLPSIGSDLVDEQEDSRTSILDGTVDSANIGRVDADSELETSVTLLSFSSRKSPVEAQTVAAAPKMWQKPKEESPDTEEVVPPTVELQEQGETAEEKVVEEEENGGISAETEHPYLKLLEENGEPEPLRNGADNVSEGEGVEPPGPDEGYPYKSGSGTAEQPSQEISPDVPTPPASNVQNEGKRQYDRDFLLGFQFMPACVQKPEGLPPISDVVLDKINQPKLAMRTLDPRMLQKGPDFTPAYADFGRLAPGGRGVPLLNVGGPRRSQPGQRREPRKIIMNISVTDDVHLKKAENAWKPSVKRDSQVEDPESIRTQALFRKVRSILNKLTPQMFNQLMKQVMDLTVDTEERLKGVIDLVFEKAIDEPSFSVAYANMCRCLATLKVPMADKPGSTVNFRKLLLNRCQKEFEKDKADDDVFEKKQKDLELATTPEEKTRLQEELEEARDKARRRSIGNIKFIGELFKLKMLTEAIMHDCVVKLLKNHDEESLECLCRLLTTIGKDLDFEKAKPRMDQYFNQMEKIVKERKTSSRIRFMLQDVIDLRLCNWVSRRADQGPKTIEQIHKEAKIEEQEEQRKVQQLMTKEKRRPGVQRVEEGGWNMVQGTKNNRVLDPTKFMKITKPTIDEKIQLVPKAQLGSWGKGSSGGAKSSETESLRPGAPSLNRFSALQSSVSSTAISSVSDLDSRRILTSHGNTGRERNDKPAPTSTSAPRPSSFLRGSSTKDLIDNQDEQRRETLQTPKTLPVSVEQEKVPSLERKLREPAKSDTPESDKSPVSEEELERKSKAIIDEFLHINDYKEAMQCVEELAIQGSLSVFVRVGVESTLERSQITRDHMGQLLYLLVQSGKLSKQDFFAGLSETLELADDMAIDIPHIWLYLAELVTPMLKDGGISLKELITEFNKSLLPVGRTGVLLSEILHLLCKQMSHKKVAALWRETGLRWKDLLPEGEDVQSFVSEKNLDFTLSDCCSPSESLSRKDMTVEELNKRLEQLIIEENASDEQIFDWVEANLDEGQMSSPMFLRALMTAVCKAAIIGDCSSCRVDTTFLKQKVPVLLKYMDTNVERELQALYALQALIVKLDQPPNLLRMFFDCLYDEEVISEDAFCMWESSKDPAEQNGKGVALKSVTAFFTWLQEAEEESEDN; encoded by the exons gctTCATATGCCACAGGTCAGAGTGCCGCGGCTCCCACTCTGGTGTATCCTCAGCCGCCGCAGACAATGAGTACACAGCCACAGACCCGCGCACCT TTTTTCCAGAGGCCTCAGATCCAGCCTCCACGTGCAGCCATACAGAACAGCAACCCCTCCATCCGAGCGAGTGCACAGACCCCTGCCGCTGCAGTCTACCAGACCAATCAGCACATTATGATGGTGAATCATCTGCCCATGCCGTACGCCATGCCGCAGGGTCCCCAGTACTGTATCCCTCAG TATCGGCACAGCACACCTCCTTATGTGGGACCTCCTCAACAGTACCCTGTGCAACCCCCAGGGCCGAGTCCATTCTATCCAGGCCCAGGACCTGGGGAGTTTCCTACTCCCTATG GAGCACCATTTTACCCCAGTCAGCCGGTGTATCCGTCAGCACCGATCATAGTGCCTACACAGCAGCCGCAGCAGCCACCGCCTCCCACCAAGAGGGAGAAGAAGCCG ATCCGAATAAGAGACCCAAATCAGGGCGGCAAAGACATCACTGAGGAAATCATGTCTGGAGGAGGAAGTAGAAATCCCACCCCACCAATCCTCCGGCCAAGTTCCACACCCACTCCTCCTCAG CAGCTGCCCAGCCAGGCTCCTGAGCACAGCCCAGTGGTGTATGGGGCTGTGGAGAGCCCTCATCTCACTGCCACCCGGGAGCACAAAACAG AGGAGAAACCAAAACCAGAGGCCATCCTGAaaccttctcctcctgctcctctgCGCCCAGAGCCTAGTGACCATGGCAAATGTGCTGTCTTGGAGCAGATACCTGATGTTGTACCGCTAGACTCCAGATCTGAGCTCCACCAGACGTCTGGAATATTACCTGTTGTTGCCGCACTGGCCGCTCCGGTGGTGGTAGCACCAGCTCCAGCCTTTCCCTGCCACTTGGGGGATGCTGATAGCACATCACAGGAGTCTGCATCTCTGGATGAAGCTACCACCGCCGCCGAAGACGTTGAGGAGGAGCTATGCAAGGAACCACTGGGGCTTCCCGTAGCTGCTGAAACTCCAGTGAATGCTCAGGAAATGAATGGCATAAGCTATGAACTTCCGACAATGGACAACTCTGTGAGGGATAAACCAATGGGGGAAGAAGCTTCAATAGATGTGCCAGAGCTGGCGCCCCCCACAGATCTGAGCATAGAATGCACTTCTCCAAACGTGCCTCTGTCATCACCACTACTGTCAgattctccccctcctcctctcataGCTGCTGCTCATTGCACCACTAAAACCTCCCCTCCTGCTGCTGTTCTTCCGTCTATTGGCTCTGACCTTGTGGACGAGCAGGAGGATTCCAGAACTTCTATTCTGGATGGGACCGTGGACTCTGCAAACATTGGACGGGTGGACGCTGACTCCGAGCTCGAAACCAGTGTGACTCTGCTAAGCTTCAGCTCCAGGAAGAGTCCGGTGGAAG CCCAAACAGTCGCAGCTGCACCAAAGATGTGGCAGAAGCCAAAAGAGGAGAGTCCAGACACCGAGGAGGTTGTGCCACCGACTGTTGAG CTGCAGGAGCAGGGTGAGACCGCAGAGGAGAAGGTTGTGGAGGAAGAGGAAAATGGTGGCATCAGTGCAGAGACCGAGCACCCATACCTTAAGCtgctggaggaaaatggtgaaccAGAACCGCTGCGCAATGGGGCAGATAATGTCTCCGAAGGCGAAGGAGTGGAGCCCCCAGGTCCAGACGAAGGATACCCCTATAAATCAG GATCAGGAACAGCGGAGCAGCCCTCCCAGGAAATCTCCCCAGATGTCCCCACACCACCAGCCTCTAATGTGCAGAATGAAGGAAAGCGACAGTATGATCGGGATTTTCTGCTGGGGTTCCAGTTCATGCCAGCGTGTGTGCAGAAGCCCGAAGGCTTGCCGCCCATCAGCGATGTGGTCCTGGACAAA ATCAATCAGCCAAAGCTCGCGATGAGGACCCTGGATCCTCGCATGCTGCAGAAAGGACCGGACTTCACACCTGCCTATGCAGACTTTGGACGGTTAGCACCTGGAGGTCGTGGAGTACCT TTGCTGAATGTGGGGGGTCCCAGACGTTCACAGCCAGGGCAGAGGCGCGAGCCCAGAAAAATAATCATGAACATTTCAGTGACAGATGatgtccacctgaagaaagccgAGAACGCATGGAAGCCCAGCGTCAAGAGGGACTCCCAGGTGGAGGACCCAGAGAGCATCCGAACACAG GCACTTTTCCGAAAGGTCCGGAGCATTTTGAACAAGCTGACCCCTCAGATGTTCAACCAGTTGATGAAGCAGGTGATGGATCTGACCGTGGACACAGAGGAGCGGCTAAAGGGCGTCATTGACCTGGTGTTTGAGAAGGCAATAGATGAACCCAGCTTCTCCGTGGCATATGCCAACATGTGCAGATGCCTTGCCACA TTAAAAGTACCGATGGCTGACAAGCCCGGTAGCACTGTGAACTTCCGCAAGCTACTACTTAACCGATGTCAAAAAGAGTTCGAGAAGGACAAAGCCGATGACGACGTCTTTGAGAAGAAGCAGAAAGACCTGGAGTTGGCCACCACA CCAGAAGAGAAGACTCGACTTCAAGAGGAACTTGAAGAAGCCAGAGACAAGGCTCGACGGCGGTCCATAGGGAACATTAAGTTCATCGGAGAACTTTTCAAGCTGAAGATGTTGACTGAGGCGATCATGCACGACTGTGTAGTGAAACTACTGAAAAACCATGATGAGGAGTCTCTGGAGTGTCTGTGCCGGCTGCTTACCACTATTGGGAAAGATCTAGACTTCGAGAAAGCAAAG CCGCGCATGGACCAGTACTTCAACCAGATGGAGAAGATTGTAAAGGAGCGGAAAACGTCGTCCCGGATCCGCTTCATGCTGCAAGATGTTATAGACCTGAGACTG TGCAACTGGGTGTCGCGGAGAGCTGACCAGGGCCCCAAAACCATAGAACAGATTCACAAAGAGGCCAAAATAGAAGAACAGGAAGAGCAGAGGAAAGTGCAGCAACTGATGACCAAAGAGAAGAGGAGGCCAG GAGTGCAAAGAGTGGAGGAGGGTGGATGGAACATGGTGCAAGGTACAAAGAATAACAGAGTCCTGGACCCTACTAAGTTCATGAAGATCACTAAG CCCACCATTGATGAGAAGATCCAGCTAGTGCCCAAAGCTCAGCTTGGCAGCTGGGGAAAAGGAAGCAGTGGAGGTGCCAAGTCCAGTGAGACAG AGTCCTTACGTCCCGGAGCCCCTAGCCTGAATCGATTCTCTGCCCTGCAATCTTCAGTTTCTTCAACAGCAATCTCCTCAGTCTCAGACCTCGACAGCCGCAGGATATTAACAAG CCATGGTAATACTGGCCGCGAAAGGAACGACAAACCTGCTCCCACCTCCACCTCGGCCCCTCGCCCCAGCAGCTTCCTACGAGGCAGCAGTACAAAGGACCTAATAGACAATCAAGATGAACAACGGCGAGAGACACTGCAAACGCCAAAAACACTGCCTGTCTCCGTAGAGCAAGAGAAAGTACCAAGCTTAGAACGGAAGCTCAGAGAACCCG CCAAGTCTGATACTCCAGAGTCCGACAAGTCACCGGTGTCAGAAGAAGAGCTGGAAAGAAAATCTAAGGCCATTATAGATGAGTTCCTGCACATAAATGACTATAAG GAGGCCATGCAGTGCGTGGAGGAGCTTGCGATACAAGGCTCACTTTCTGTCTTTGTTCGAGTGGGTGTAGAGTCAACGCTGGAGAGGAGTCAGATCACCCGGGATCACATGGGACAACTGCTATATCTGCTGGTGCAATCTGGAAAACTCAGCAAGCAGGATTTCTTTGCAGG ATTGTCTGAGACCCTTGAGCTGGCTGATGATATGGCGATTGATATCCCACATATCTGGCTGTATCTTGCAGAGCTTGTGACCCCCATGTTAAAGGACGGGGGTATTTCTTTGAAAGAATTAATCAC GGAATTTAACAAGTCGCTGCTCCCTGTGGGACGTACCGGTGTCTTGCTGTCTGAAATATTGCACCTTCTATGCAAACAAATG AGCCATAAGAAAGTGGCTGCTTTGTGGAGAGAAACTGGTTTAAGGTGGAAAGACTTGCTGCCAGAAGGAGAGGATGTGCAAAGCTTTGTAAGTGAAAAG AACCTGGACTTTACCTTGTCTGACTGCTGCAGCCCTTCAGAAAGTCTTTCCAGGAAGGATATGACGGTGGAGGAGCTGAACAAGCGACTGGAGCAGCTCATTATTGAGGAGAACGCTAGTGATGAGCAGATATTTGACTGGGTAGAA GCAAATCTCGATGAAGGTCAGATGAGTTCTCCTATGTTCCTGAGAGCTTTAATGACTGCGGTGTGCAAAGCGGCAATAATAG GGGACTGTTCTTCCTGCCGTGTGGACACTACCTTTCTCAAACAGAAAGTTCCAGTCTTACTAAAGTACATGGACACCAATGTGGAGAGAGAACTACAAGCACTTTATGCACTGCAAGCATTGATAGTAAAACTTGATCAACCTCCCA ATTTGCTCCGTATGTTTTTTGACTGTCTCTACGATGAAGAGGTCATATCCGAGGACGCCTTCTGCATGTGGGAAAGCAGTAAAGACCCTGCAGAGCAGAACGGAAAAGGTGTAGCACTAAAATCAGTCACTGCCTTTTTCACGTGGCTGCAAGAGGCAGAGGAGGAGTCTGAGGACAATTAG
- the EIF4G3 gene encoding eukaryotic translation initiation factor 4 gamma 3 isoform X6 — MSLPHKPALKTAAPTGAGTGVLGPPPSAAVPAAVPSSAVPPPPSPASSAAASHPGIRALQPPPAAALSRGALPQSLDERIFSPSAVSAVYSTVAAQVARQPGPPAPSPYSTHDLSKGHPSLAATPPGHASSPGLSQASYATGQSAAAPTLVYPQPPQTMSTQPQTRAPFAAGPRPTHHQFFQRPQIQPPRAAIQNSNPSIRASAQTPAAAVYQTNQHIMMVNHLPMPYAMPQGPQYCIPQYRHSTPPYVGPPQQYPVQPPGPSPFYPGPGPGEFPTPYGAPFYPSQPVYPSAPIIVPTQQPQQPPPPTKREKKPIRIRDPNQGGKDITEEIMSGGGSRNPTPPILRPSSTPTPPQLPSQAPEHSPVVYGAVESPHLTATREHKTEEKPKPEAILKPSPPAPLRPEPSDHGKCAVLEQIPDVVPLDSRSELHQTSGILPVVAALAAPVVVAPAPAFPCHLGDADSTSQESASLDEATTAAEDVEEELCKEPLGLPVAAETPVNAQEMNGISYELPTMDNSVRDKPMGEEASIDVPELAPPTDLSIECTSPNVPLSSPLLSDSPPPPLIAAAHCTTKTSPPAAVLPSIGSDLVDEQEDSRTSILDGTVDSANIGRVDADSELETSVTLLSFSSRKSPVEAQTVAAAPKMWQKPKEESPDTEEVVPPTVELQEQGETAEEKVVEEEENGGISAETEHPYLKLLEENGEPEPLRNGADNVSEGEGVEPPGPDEGYPYKSGSGTAEQPSQEISPDVPTPPASNVQNEGKRQYDRDFLLGFQFMPACVQKPEGLPPISDVVLDKINQPKLAMRTLDPRMLQKGPDFTPAYADFGRLAPGGRGVPLLNVGGPRRSQPGQRREPRKIIMNISVTDDVHLKKAENAWKPSVKRDSQVEDPESIRTQALFRKVRSILNKLTPQMFNQLMKQVMDLTVDTEERLKGVIDLVFEKAIDEPSFSVAYANMCRCLATLKVPMADKPGSTVNFRKLLLNRCQKEFEKDKADDDVFEKKQKDLELATTQPEEKTRLQEELEEARDKARRRSIGNIKFIGELFKLKMLTEAIMHDCVVKLLKNHDEESLECLCRLLTTIGKDLDFEKAKPRMDQYFNQMEKIVKERKTSSRIRFMLQDVIDLRLCNWVSRRADQGPKTIEQIHKEAKIEEQEEQRKVQQLMTKEKRRPGVQRVEEGGWNMVQGTKNNRVLDPTKFMKITKPTIDEKIQLVPKAQLGSWGKGSSGGAKSSETESLRPGAPSLNRFSALQSSVSSTAISSVSDLDSRRILTSHGNTGRERNDKPAPTSTSAPRPSSFLRGSSTKDLIDNQDEQRRETLQTPKTLPVSVEQEKVPSLERKLREPAKSDTPESDKSPVSEEELERKSKAIIDEFLHINDYKEAMQCVEELAIQGSLSVFVRVGVESTLERSQITRDHMGQLLYLLVQSGKLSKQDFFAGLSETLELADDMAIDIPHIWLYLAELVTPMLKDGGISLKELITEFNKSLLPVGRTGVLLSEILHLLCKQMSHKKVAALWRETGLRWKDLLPEGEDVQSFVSEKNLDFTLSDCCSPSESLSRKDMTVEELNKRLEQLIIEENASDEQIFDWVEANLDEGQMSSPMFLRALMTAVCKAAIIGDCSSCRVDTTFLKQKVPVLLKYMDTNVERELQALYALQALIVKLDQPPNLLRMFFDCLYDEEVISEDAFCMWESSKDPAEQNGKGVALKSVTAFFTWLQEAEEESEDN; from the exons gctTCATATGCCACAGGTCAGAGTGCCGCGGCTCCCACTCTGGTGTATCCTCAGCCGCCGCAGACAATGAGTACACAGCCACAGACCCGCGCACCT TTTGCAGCTGGACCTCGACCAACACATCACCAG TTTTTCCAGAGGCCTCAGATCCAGCCTCCACGTGCAGCCATACAGAACAGCAACCCCTCCATCCGAGCGAGTGCACAGACCCCTGCCGCTGCAGTCTACCAGACCAATCAGCACATTATGATGGTGAATCATCTGCCCATGCCGTACGCCATGCCGCAGGGTCCCCAGTACTGTATCCCTCAG TATCGGCACAGCACACCTCCTTATGTGGGACCTCCTCAACAGTACCCTGTGCAACCCCCAGGGCCGAGTCCATTCTATCCAGGCCCAGGACCTGGGGAGTTTCCTACTCCCTATG GAGCACCATTTTACCCCAGTCAGCCGGTGTATCCGTCAGCACCGATCATAGTGCCTACACAGCAGCCGCAGCAGCCACCGCCTCCCACCAAGAGGGAGAAGAAGCCG ATCCGAATAAGAGACCCAAATCAGGGCGGCAAAGACATCACTGAGGAAATCATGTCTGGAGGAGGAAGTAGAAATCCCACCCCACCAATCCTCCGGCCAAGTTCCACACCCACTCCTCCTCAG CTGCCCAGCCAGGCTCCTGAGCACAGCCCAGTGGTGTATGGGGCTGTGGAGAGCCCTCATCTCACTGCCACCCGGGAGCACAAAACAG AGGAGAAACCAAAACCAGAGGCCATCCTGAaaccttctcctcctgctcctctgCGCCCAGAGCCTAGTGACCATGGCAAATGTGCTGTCTTGGAGCAGATACCTGATGTTGTACCGCTAGACTCCAGATCTGAGCTCCACCAGACGTCTGGAATATTACCTGTTGTTGCCGCACTGGCCGCTCCGGTGGTGGTAGCACCAGCTCCAGCCTTTCCCTGCCACTTGGGGGATGCTGATAGCACATCACAGGAGTCTGCATCTCTGGATGAAGCTACCACCGCCGCCGAAGACGTTGAGGAGGAGCTATGCAAGGAACCACTGGGGCTTCCCGTAGCTGCTGAAACTCCAGTGAATGCTCAGGAAATGAATGGCATAAGCTATGAACTTCCGACAATGGACAACTCTGTGAGGGATAAACCAATGGGGGAAGAAGCTTCAATAGATGTGCCAGAGCTGGCGCCCCCCACAGATCTGAGCATAGAATGCACTTCTCCAAACGTGCCTCTGTCATCACCACTACTGTCAgattctccccctcctcctctcataGCTGCTGCTCATTGCACCACTAAAACCTCCCCTCCTGCTGCTGTTCTTCCGTCTATTGGCTCTGACCTTGTGGACGAGCAGGAGGATTCCAGAACTTCTATTCTGGATGGGACCGTGGACTCTGCAAACATTGGACGGGTGGACGCTGACTCCGAGCTCGAAACCAGTGTGACTCTGCTAAGCTTCAGCTCCAGGAAGAGTCCGGTGGAAG CCCAAACAGTCGCAGCTGCACCAAAGATGTGGCAGAAGCCAAAAGAGGAGAGTCCAGACACCGAGGAGGTTGTGCCACCGACTGTTGAG CTGCAGGAGCAGGGTGAGACCGCAGAGGAGAAGGTTGTGGAGGAAGAGGAAAATGGTGGCATCAGTGCAGAGACCGAGCACCCATACCTTAAGCtgctggaggaaaatggtgaaccAGAACCGCTGCGCAATGGGGCAGATAATGTCTCCGAAGGCGAAGGAGTGGAGCCCCCAGGTCCAGACGAAGGATACCCCTATAAATCAG GATCAGGAACAGCGGAGCAGCCCTCCCAGGAAATCTCCCCAGATGTCCCCACACCACCAGCCTCTAATGTGCAGAATGAAGGAAAGCGACAGTATGATCGGGATTTTCTGCTGGGGTTCCAGTTCATGCCAGCGTGTGTGCAGAAGCCCGAAGGCTTGCCGCCCATCAGCGATGTGGTCCTGGACAAA ATCAATCAGCCAAAGCTCGCGATGAGGACCCTGGATCCTCGCATGCTGCAGAAAGGACCGGACTTCACACCTGCCTATGCAGACTTTGGACGGTTAGCACCTGGAGGTCGTGGAGTACCT TTGCTGAATGTGGGGGGTCCCAGACGTTCACAGCCAGGGCAGAGGCGCGAGCCCAGAAAAATAATCATGAACATTTCAGTGACAGATGatgtccacctgaagaaagccgAGAACGCATGGAAGCCCAGCGTCAAGAGGGACTCCCAGGTGGAGGACCCAGAGAGCATCCGAACACAG GCACTTTTCCGAAAGGTCCGGAGCATTTTGAACAAGCTGACCCCTCAGATGTTCAACCAGTTGATGAAGCAGGTGATGGATCTGACCGTGGACACAGAGGAGCGGCTAAAGGGCGTCATTGACCTGGTGTTTGAGAAGGCAATAGATGAACCCAGCTTCTCCGTGGCATATGCCAACATGTGCAGATGCCTTGCCACA TTAAAAGTACCGATGGCTGACAAGCCCGGTAGCACTGTGAACTTCCGCAAGCTACTACTTAACCGATGTCAAAAAGAGTTCGAGAAGGACAAAGCCGATGACGACGTCTTTGAGAAGAAGCAGAAAGACCTGGAGTTGGCCACCACA CAGCCAGAAGAGAAGACTCGACTTCAAGAGGAACTTGAAGAAGCCAGAGACAAGGCTCGACGGCGGTCCATAGGGAACATTAAGTTCATCGGAGAACTTTTCAAGCTGAAGATGTTGACTGAGGCGATCATGCACGACTGTGTAGTGAAACTACTGAAAAACCATGATGAGGAGTCTCTGGAGTGTCTGTGCCGGCTGCTTACCACTATTGGGAAAGATCTAGACTTCGAGAAAGCAAAG CCGCGCATGGACCAGTACTTCAACCAGATGGAGAAGATTGTAAAGGAGCGGAAAACGTCGTCCCGGATCCGCTTCATGCTGCAAGATGTTATAGACCTGAGACTG TGCAACTGGGTGTCGCGGAGAGCTGACCAGGGCCCCAAAACCATAGAACAGATTCACAAAGAGGCCAAAATAGAAGAACAGGAAGAGCAGAGGAAAGTGCAGCAACTGATGACCAAAGAGAAGAGGAGGCCAG GAGTGCAAAGAGTGGAGGAGGGTGGATGGAACATGGTGCAAGGTACAAAGAATAACAGAGTCCTGGACCCTACTAAGTTCATGAAGATCACTAAG CCCACCATTGATGAGAAGATCCAGCTAGTGCCCAAAGCTCAGCTTGGCAGCTGGGGAAAAGGAAGCAGTGGAGGTGCCAAGTCCAGTGAGACAG AGTCCTTACGTCCCGGAGCCCCTAGCCTGAATCGATTCTCTGCCCTGCAATCTTCAGTTTCTTCAACAGCAATCTCCTCAGTCTCAGACCTCGACAGCCGCAGGATATTAACAAG CCATGGTAATACTGGCCGCGAAAGGAACGACAAACCTGCTCCCACCTCCACCTCGGCCCCTCGCCCCAGCAGCTTCCTACGAGGCAGCAGTACAAAGGACCTAATAGACAATCAAGATGAACAACGGCGAGAGACACTGCAAACGCCAAAAACACTGCCTGTCTCCGTAGAGCAAGAGAAAGTACCAAGCTTAGAACGGAAGCTCAGAGAACCCG CCAAGTCTGATACTCCAGAGTCCGACAAGTCACCGGTGTCAGAAGAAGAGCTGGAAAGAAAATCTAAGGCCATTATAGATGAGTTCCTGCACATAAATGACTATAAG GAGGCCATGCAGTGCGTGGAGGAGCTTGCGATACAAGGCTCACTTTCTGTCTTTGTTCGAGTGGGTGTAGAGTCAACGCTGGAGAGGAGTCAGATCACCCGGGATCACATGGGACAACTGCTATATCTGCTGGTGCAATCTGGAAAACTCAGCAAGCAGGATTTCTTTGCAGG ATTGTCTGAGACCCTTGAGCTGGCTGATGATATGGCGATTGATATCCCACATATCTGGCTGTATCTTGCAGAGCTTGTGACCCCCATGTTAAAGGACGGGGGTATTTCTTTGAAAGAATTAATCAC GGAATTTAACAAGTCGCTGCTCCCTGTGGGACGTACCGGTGTCTTGCTGTCTGAAATATTGCACCTTCTATGCAAACAAATG AGCCATAAGAAAGTGGCTGCTTTGTGGAGAGAAACTGGTTTAAGGTGGAAAGACTTGCTGCCAGAAGGAGAGGATGTGCAAAGCTTTGTAAGTGAAAAG AACCTGGACTTTACCTTGTCTGACTGCTGCAGCCCTTCAGAAAGTCTTTCCAGGAAGGATATGACGGTGGAGGAGCTGAACAAGCGACTGGAGCAGCTCATTATTGAGGAGAACGCTAGTGATGAGCAGATATTTGACTGGGTAGAA GCAAATCTCGATGAAGGTCAGATGAGTTCTCCTATGTTCCTGAGAGCTTTAATGACTGCGGTGTGCAAAGCGGCAATAATAG GGGACTGTTCTTCCTGCCGTGTGGACACTACCTTTCTCAAACAGAAAGTTCCAGTCTTACTAAAGTACATGGACACCAATGTGGAGAGAGAACTACAAGCACTTTATGCACTGCAAGCATTGATAGTAAAACTTGATCAACCTCCCA ATTTGCTCCGTATGTTTTTTGACTGTCTCTACGATGAAGAGGTCATATCCGAGGACGCCTTCTGCATGTGGGAAAGCAGTAAAGACCCTGCAGAGCAGAACGGAAAAGGTGTAGCACTAAAATCAGTCACTGCCTTTTTCACGTGGCTGCAAGAGGCAGAGGAGGAGTCTGAGGACAATTAG